In Geopsychrobacter electrodiphilus DSM 16401, a single window of DNA contains:
- a CDS encoding cation-translocating P-type ATPase, with the protein MVEQNSVSTTILWHRLSSQQALEQLAAAATGLSAAEVRQRQIRYGSNQLETIGGETAWTILLDQFKNILIIILLVATLISAYLGHTIEAVAIMVIVLLAIVLGFVQEYRAGNALKALRSMAAPTARLRRAGRECEVAARELVPGDIVLLRTGDRIPADLRLIEAVNLQTNESSLTGESIPSSKQTAALAAAELSVADRTNMVYAGTHVTYGRGLALVTATGMETEFGRITGLLHEVRVDRTPLQKNLDRVGRLLGIAAVVIVALVVLFGVVRGEPLLEMLIFGIALAVAVVPEALPAVVTISLAIGMQRMVGRNTLVNRLPTVETLGSTSIICSDKTGTLTKDEMTVREIWLSGQIVEVAGDGYEPLGIFSAAGVEIAPQPFWSEFLRGAALAGDTRLVQEEGRWEIKGDPTEGALVVLAAKGGMDKQALERDYPRLDEIPFTSENKRMATLHQTPEGTNVVYLKGAAEVILACCDRQQTVAGISAFDALQKKEIEAAVEQMAVRALRVLAVACKPGGALADVDQGLVLLGLVGMIDPPRAEVKEAIRVCRQAGIKPVMITGDHPLTAQAIARELDLLRDGELVTGVELEGMSDVELTQRVSGIEVYARVSPEHKLRVVDAWKSTGRIVAMTGDGVNDAPALKRADIGIAMGISGTDVSKQASDMILADDNFASIVGAVEEGRAIFSNIKKYLMYLLSANIGEIGLLAGATLAGWPLPLTAVQILYVNLATDGLPALALAVDPAEEDLMQRPPRDSRRGIFTRPVVALMLTGGVWSTFVNLALFRWALDSGRSHAEAMTMTFVSLVLIEFIKAYCFRSDRNPVSHRPFINKWLNLAVLWECGLLLVIVYLPVLQTPFATFGLSLSDWLIILCAAATIIPVLESCKWLVRRNLFGDLDSAPAG; encoded by the coding sequence ATGGTTGAGCAGAATTCCGTTTCGACTACGATTCTCTGGCACCGACTCTCCTCGCAACAGGCGCTGGAACAACTTGCGGCCGCTGCCACGGGGTTGTCCGCTGCCGAGGTCCGGCAGCGCCAAATCCGTTACGGCAGCAATCAGCTTGAAACCATCGGCGGCGAAACCGCCTGGACCATCCTGCTCGATCAATTCAAAAACATCCTGATTATCATCCTGCTGGTTGCTACGCTGATCTCGGCTTATCTCGGTCACACCATCGAAGCCGTTGCCATCATGGTGATCGTGCTGCTCGCGATTGTCCTCGGCTTTGTGCAGGAGTATCGCGCTGGCAACGCCCTGAAGGCTCTGCGCAGCATGGCCGCACCCACGGCAAGGTTGCGGCGCGCCGGGCGGGAGTGCGAGGTAGCGGCGCGGGAATTGGTCCCTGGCGACATTGTGCTGCTGCGGACCGGCGACCGGATACCGGCCGATCTGCGTCTGATCGAGGCGGTCAACCTGCAGACGAACGAATCCTCCTTAACCGGCGAATCAATACCTTCATCCAAGCAGACCGCGGCCTTGGCCGCCGCCGAACTGTCGGTCGCTGATCGCACGAATATGGTCTATGCGGGGACCCACGTGACCTACGGGCGCGGACTGGCGCTTGTCACCGCCACCGGGATGGAGACCGAGTTCGGACGGATCACCGGCCTGTTGCATGAGGTCAGGGTAGACAGGACCCCGCTGCAAAAAAATCTGGATCGCGTCGGTCGCCTGCTCGGGATTGCCGCGGTGGTGATCGTGGCGCTGGTTGTACTGTTCGGCGTGGTGCGCGGAGAACCGCTGCTGGAGATGCTGATCTTCGGTATCGCCCTGGCGGTGGCCGTAGTGCCCGAGGCCTTGCCGGCGGTGGTCACTATTTCGCTGGCGATCGGCATGCAGCGGATGGTCGGACGCAATACCCTGGTCAATCGCTTGCCGACGGTTGAAACCCTGGGGAGTACCTCGATTATCTGTTCAGATAAAACCGGCACCCTGACTAAAGATGAGATGACGGTGCGTGAGATCTGGCTGTCTGGACAAATTGTTGAGGTTGCCGGCGATGGCTATGAGCCGCTGGGGATCTTTTCGGCGGCTGGCGTTGAGATCGCACCGCAACCGTTCTGGAGCGAATTCCTCCGTGGTGCGGCACTGGCCGGAGATACCCGTCTGGTGCAGGAAGAGGGGCGCTGGGAGATCAAGGGAGATCCGACCGAAGGCGCACTGGTGGTGCTGGCGGCCAAGGGCGGAATGGACAAGCAGGCCCTGGAGCGCGACTATCCGCGTCTGGACGAAATCCCCTTCACTTCGGAAAACAAGCGGATGGCGACCCTGCACCAAACCCCGGAGGGGACAAACGTCGTCTATCTCAAAGGGGCTGCCGAAGTCATTCTGGCATGTTGCGATCGCCAGCAGACCGTAGCCGGGATATCGGCGTTCGATGCACTGCAAAAAAAAGAGATTGAGGCGGCGGTTGAGCAGATGGCGGTTCGGGCGTTGCGGGTGCTGGCGGTTGCCTGCAAACCCGGGGGCGCTTTGGCCGATGTCGATCAGGGCCTGGTTCTTCTCGGTTTGGTCGGCATGATCGACCCGCCGCGCGCCGAGGTTAAAGAGGCGATCAGGGTGTGCCGTCAGGCCGGCATCAAGCCGGTGATGATCACCGGGGATCACCCCCTGACGGCGCAGGCGATCGCGCGCGAGCTGGATCTGCTCCGGGACGGTGAGTTGGTGACCGGGGTCGAACTGGAAGGGATGTCAGACGTGGAACTCACGCAAAGGGTCAGCGGGATTGAGGTCTATGCGCGAGTCTCGCCGGAACATAAGTTGCGCGTGGTGGACGCATGGAAATCCACGGGTCGGATCGTTGCGATGACCGGTGATGGGGTCAATGATGCTCCGGCCTTGAAGCGCGCAGATATCGGCATCGCCATGGGGATTAGCGGCACCGATGTCAGCAAGCAGGCGTCCGATATGATCCTGGCCGATGATAACTTCGCCTCGATCGTTGGTGCGGTTGAGGAAGGGCGGGCGATCTTCAGCAATATCAAGAAATACTTGATGTACCTGCTCTCTGCAAATATCGGCGAGATCGGCCTGCTGGCTGGTGCGACCCTGGCGGGTTGGCCCTTGCCTTTGACGGCGGTGCAGATCCTGTATGTCAATCTGGCGACCGACGGCCTGCCGGCTCTGGCGTTAGCGGTCGATCCTGCAGAGGAAGATCTGATGCAGAGACCACCGCGCGATTCGCGGCGTGGCATCTTTACCCGGCCAGTGGTTGCCCTGATGCTGACCGGCGGGGTCTGGTCGACGTTCGTTAATTTAGCCCTTTTCCGCTGGGCGCTCGATTCAGGGCGTAGTCACGCCGAAGCCATGACCATGACCTTTGTGTCGCTGGTGTTGATCGAATTTATCAAAGCCTACTGTTTCCGCTCTGATCGGAATCCCGTTTCACATCGACCCTTTATCAACAAGTGGCTCAATCTGGCAGTTTTGTGGGAGTGTGGTTTGCTGCTGGTGATCGTTTACCTGCCTGTTTTGCAGACCCCTTTTGCAACCTTCGGTCTCAGCTTAAGCGACTGGCTGATCATCCTCTGTGCGGCGGCGACGATAATTCCGGTTCTTGAAAGCTGCAAGTGGTTGGTGAGGCGCAACCTGTTCGGTGACCTGGATTCTGCTCCGGCGGGCTGA
- a CDS encoding ferritin family protein translates to MTQEFNHQESIRRAAMAEKELMEFYERAAQITTDPAARQVFETLAMEEREHAGRFYGLYSGGDQGDFDKFINSPAHSRSVMMHQLEQLIDEQVDERGAMEIALREEESLAKSLQFTAARLIDPVSRLVFEQMAKETHEHYLIIESEYARLMRMVHETDIDTYVRE, encoded by the coding sequence ATGACCCAAGAATTTAATCATCAAGAATCGATCAGACGTGCTGCAATGGCGGAAAAAGAACTGATGGAGTTTTATGAGCGTGCTGCGCAGATCACCACAGATCCCGCCGCGCGCCAGGTGTTCGAAACGCTCGCCATGGAAGAGCGAGAGCATGCCGGCCGCTTTTATGGCCTTTATTCTGGCGGAGATCAGGGTGATTTCGATAAATTCATTAACAGCCCTGCACACTCCAGGTCTGTCATGATGCACCAGCTGGAGCAGTTGATTGATGAGCAGGTTGACGAACGTGGTGCCATGGAGATTGCACTGCGTGAAGAGGAATCCCTGGCTAAAAGTCTACAGTTTACCGCAGCCAGATTGATTGATCCTGTTTCTCGTCTGGTGTTTGAACAGATGGCCAAAGAGACTCACGAGCACTACCTGATTATCGAATCTGAGTATGCACGCCTGATGAGGATGGTGCATGAAACAGACATCGATACCTACGTCAGGGAGTAG
- a CDS encoding ComEC/Rec2 family competence protein: MLNRVSGVLYWKASQFNLTRLTPSCRSNFLDAGKGCDEFSRNKQMLDTLSVTMLPAKEGDCLLISYGEEFNRKYILIDAGRAWTYEQALKGFLSDNGVSRLELLVVTHVDRDHIEGVLSLVKDPELKLEVKNIWFNTWEHLFGHPIVYPGFDADLKEFGVKMGEELSIEIIAKGWRWNRHFGGQAVERYNDPTSNIILLDDIILTLLSPDRAKLETLIPTWNAECLAAGLTPGVSVEDYAVPDDALEESGTIDIETLAEEDFIEDHSAANGSSIAFILQYKNLKILLAGDAHSGLLVESLKALGFSIENPIVLDLFKIPHHASKFNLSKDLIQLMRCENYFVSTNGNYSKHPDNVALARLIKYSTTKPSIVFNYRTSYTKLWENSNWQKKYGYTTRYPKNKENGYNHLDLIVV, encoded by the coding sequence ATGCTCAATCGCGTGAGCGGCGTGCTGTACTGGAAAGCATCGCAATTCAACCTGACCCGTCTCACCCCTTCCTGTCGATCAAATTTTCTCGACGCTGGTAAAGGATGTGACGAATTCAGCAGGAATAAACAGATGCTTGACACCTTAAGTGTGACAATGCTGCCCGCAAAAGAGGGTGACTGCCTGTTGATTTCTTACGGGGAGGAGTTTAACCGCAAATACATACTGATAGACGCAGGAAGAGCATGGACTTATGAACAGGCGCTGAAGGGTTTTCTGTCAGATAATGGTGTTTCAAGGCTGGAACTGCTTGTGGTTACCCATGTAGACAGAGACCATATTGAAGGAGTCCTCAGCCTTGTAAAAGATCCAGAGCTAAAGTTGGAGGTTAAAAATATCTGGTTTAACACCTGGGAACATCTCTTTGGTCACCCAATAGTTTATCCAGGATTTGACGCCGATCTTAAAGAATTCGGGGTTAAAATGGGTGAAGAACTAAGTATCGAAATCATTGCAAAGGGTTGGCGCTGGAACCGGCATTTCGGCGGGCAGGCAGTCGAACGTTACAATGATCCCACCAGCAATATTATTCTCCTCGACGATATAATTTTGACCCTGCTGTCTCCTGACCGCGCCAAGCTCGAAACATTGATACCCACCTGGAATGCAGAGTGTCTGGCGGCAGGTTTGACCCCCGGCGTTTCCGTTGAGGATTATGCTGTGCCAGATGATGCCCTTGAAGAATCTGGGACGATTGACATTGAGACCCTGGCGGAAGAGGACTTTATAGAAGATCATTCAGCGGCAAATGGATCCAGCATCGCCTTTATCCTCCAATATAAAAATCTGAAAATTCTCCTGGCTGGCGACGCTCATTCAGGGTTATTAGTGGAAAGCTTGAAGGCTCTCGGGTTTTCTATAGAAAATCCAATCGTGCTTGATCTGTTCAAAATTCCGCATCATGCGAGCAAATTTAATTTATCAAAAGATCTGATTCAGTTAATGCGCTGTGAAAATTATTTTGTCTCGACGAACGGTAATTATTCCAAACACCCGGATAATGTCGCGTTGGCTCGCTTGATCAAGTACTCTACGACGAAACCATCAATTGTTTTTAATTATCGAACCAGCTATACAAAATTATGGGAAAATTCGAACTGGCAAAAGAAGTACGGCTACACGACCAGGTATCCTAAAAACAAGGAAAACGGTTATAACCATCTGGATTTAATTGTCGTCTAA
- a CDS encoding cache domain-containing protein, producing the protein MNLKTKTTLIVMVFFSALILVVVGLTYRSTRALIDQTIIDNQRAIATDAAKATEVWLNQQMKILNATAASIDMAAIGKNSITLRPLKMAMKAGHFSDVYIGLTGGLLIDGADWPPPADYDPRARPWYKRAIQAGRTAFTTPYIDFVTMKLVIALVTPLSVDGELVGVMGADTVLDTLVENVVNIKVADTGYAFIAEKAGTILVHPNQAYVMKTRLQDIEPNLHWKPDTSAGLSSGTMIYRSVQDGTTDILAYQQIANTDWFLCTTVPLKEAYALTRKTTVLYAAEIVLMVLGGLAFVTLIGGVGSVLVLWGFRKRFETQVLQQQAEITDINKDLQWNIHKRKEMETYYQTLFNVANDAILLSKELLYVECNEKASQMFGLPREALIGKSMLEVSPPFQPDGRDSANRVQGIIDNAREGGQKFFVWTFQRADGTEFPAEVGLKILHLDNEELTLASIRDISKRVNAEEQLRQAQKMAAMGEMLGAIAHQWRQPLNALSTYVASVPSAYFNNLITRDFVDRLVSGADAQIQFMSKTIDDFRHFFKPSKQKTPFALEEAVDSARKLMEPRLKQHGVRLLINRKGPQNPLIVYGFQSEFVHVLVNILANAMDSINEKPLSAENPAARLIEIEIRDLSSAYQVRIKDDGCGIPEHLLTKIFSPYFTTKGTASGTGIGLYMAKMIVEKEMDGVLSATNGKVGSVFTIRLPHAQSQENHA; encoded by the coding sequence ATGAATCTGAAAACAAAAACCACCTTGATCGTGATGGTGTTTTTTTCTGCGCTTATTCTGGTGGTTGTCGGGTTGACCTACCGCAGCACCAGGGCGCTGATAGATCAGACGATTATTGACAATCAACGGGCCATCGCTACGGATGCGGCCAAGGCGACAGAGGTCTGGCTGAATCAGCAGATGAAAATCCTGAATGCGACCGCAGCTTCCATCGACATGGCCGCCATCGGCAAGAATTCCATCACCCTGCGGCCCCTGAAAATGGCCATGAAAGCCGGACATTTCAGCGATGTTTATATCGGCCTGACCGGCGGGCTGCTCATCGATGGCGCCGACTGGCCCCCGCCAGCTGACTACGATCCCCGCGCCCGCCCCTGGTATAAACGGGCCATTCAGGCCGGACGAACGGCATTTACCACCCCCTACATCGATTTTGTGACCATGAAGCTGGTGATTGCGCTGGTCACCCCGCTGAGCGTTGATGGCGAACTCGTCGGGGTCATGGGGGCCGATACCGTGCTCGATACCCTGGTGGAGAACGTGGTGAATATCAAGGTCGCCGATACCGGTTATGCCTTTATCGCCGAAAAGGCCGGTACGATTCTGGTGCATCCGAACCAGGCCTACGTCATGAAAACCAGACTGCAGGATATTGAGCCCAACCTGCATTGGAAACCCGACACCTCAGCGGGCTTGTCTTCCGGAACAATGATTTACCGATCGGTGCAGGATGGGACCACGGATATTCTGGCCTATCAGCAGATCGCCAATACCGACTGGTTCCTGTGCACGACGGTGCCGCTGAAAGAAGCCTACGCCTTAACCCGAAAAACGACGGTGCTCTACGCGGCCGAGATCGTCCTGATGGTCCTCGGGGGGCTGGCTTTTGTGACCCTGATCGGCGGAGTCGGGAGCGTCCTGGTTTTGTGGGGCTTCAGAAAACGCTTCGAAACCCAGGTGTTGCAGCAACAGGCCGAGATCACCGATATCAACAAAGATCTGCAATGGAATATTCATAAGCGCAAGGAGATGGAAACCTACTATCAGACCCTGTTCAACGTGGCGAATGACGCCATCCTGCTGAGCAAGGAGCTGCTCTATGTCGAATGTAATGAGAAGGCCTCGCAGATGTTCGGTCTGCCGCGTGAGGCCCTCATCGGCAAAAGCATGCTTGAGGTCTCCCCGCCGTTTCAGCCCGATGGGCGTGACAGCGCAAACCGGGTGCAGGGGATTATTGACAATGCCAGGGAGGGCGGGCAGAAGTTTTTCGTCTGGACCTTTCAGCGCGCCGATGGTACCGAATTCCCGGCCGAGGTCGGGTTGAAGATTCTGCATCTCGACAACGAAGAGCTGACCCTGGCGAGCATCCGCGATATCTCCAAACGGGTGAACGCCGAGGAACAGCTGCGTCAGGCGCAGAAGATGGCGGCCATGGGGGAAATGCTCGGGGCGATAGCCCATCAGTGGCGACAGCCGCTCAATGCCCTCTCGACCTATGTCGCCAGCGTGCCGTCCGCGTATTTCAATAACCTGATTACCAGAGACTTTGTTGATCGGTTGGTGAGCGGCGCGGACGCGCAGATCCAGTTCATGTCAAAAACGATTGATGATTTCCGCCACTTTTTCAAACCTTCCAAGCAGAAGACTCCATTTGCGCTGGAAGAGGCGGTCGACAGTGCGCGTAAACTCATGGAACCGCGCCTCAAGCAACACGGAGTGCGCCTGCTGATCAATCGCAAGGGGCCGCAGAATCCGTTGATTGTTTACGGCTTCCAGAGTGAGTTTGTCCATGTGCTGGTCAACATCCTGGCCAATGCCATGGATTCCATCAATGAAAAGCCGTTGTCCGCCGAGAACCCGGCCGCCCGCTTGATCGAAATAGAGATCAGGGATCTCAGCTCCGCCTACCAGGTGCGGATCAAGGATGACGGTTGCGGCATCCCGGAACACCTGTTGACCAAGATCTTTAGCCCCTACTTTACGACCAAGGGGACGGCTTCGGGCACCGGGATCGGTCTTTACATGGCCAAAATGATTGTGGAGAAGGAGATGGACGGGGTGCTTTCCGCCACAAACGGCAAGGTCGGCAGTGTCTTTACCATCCGTTTACCGCATGCCCAAAGTCAGGAGAACCATGCTTAA
- a CDS encoding sigma-54-dependent transcriptional regulator — MLNFSNQNPHIVLVDDESSELEAYRFLLNSMGVQQITTVQDSRQVLAKLVDIVAPIVFLDLNMPHLSGQQVLQRIKEQLPQVPVIICTANSEIETAVECLKLGAHDYLVKPINLNTFGSALRTALEINSLRAEVMSLKGISFGSQGSRNRAFDQIVTRSPLLEEIFQYIEAIAPSGQPVLILGETGSGKELLSRAIHEVSGLPGEFVAVDVSGLDDALFSDTLFGHEKGAYTGAGGVRSGLLEKARGGTIFLDEIGDLHEVSQMKLLRLLQEGIYYPLGSDQPKRCQARIVTATNKSQVGLSGQEGNFRRDLYYRLSTHLIKVPPLRERCEDIPLLTESLVAEAAESMRKETPRINPEVIQLLNNYLFPGNVRELKTYLYDAVARCTSGELTRQLIAERLNGAGSVWKPEQTSGNLLENLFGEFPTLERLIEYAIDQALDATGKNQSRAAKLLGISKQALNKRLKNRRTAK; from the coding sequence ATGCTTAATTTCAGCAACCAAAACCCGCATATCGTGTTGGTGGATGATGAGTCTTCCGAACTTGAGGCCTATCGCTTTTTGTTGAACTCAATGGGGGTACAGCAGATCACCACAGTCCAGGACAGCCGCCAGGTGCTGGCTAAACTGGTCGATATTGTCGCGCCGATCGTGTTTCTTGATCTCAACATGCCGCATCTGTCCGGGCAGCAGGTGCTTCAGCGCATCAAAGAGCAACTGCCGCAGGTGCCGGTGATTATCTGCACCGCCAATTCGGAGATTGAGACCGCAGTCGAATGCCTGAAGCTGGGTGCTCACGATTACCTGGTCAAGCCGATCAACCTGAACACCTTCGGTTCGGCGCTGCGCACGGCGCTTGAAATCAATTCATTACGCGCCGAGGTCATGTCCCTGAAGGGGATCTCTTTCGGCAGCCAGGGTTCGCGCAACCGGGCATTTGATCAGATTGTGACCCGGAGCCCTCTGCTTGAGGAAATTTTTCAATACATTGAGGCCATCGCTCCCAGTGGTCAGCCGGTGCTCATCCTCGGCGAAACTGGCTCCGGAAAGGAGCTTTTGTCCCGGGCGATTCACGAGGTCAGCGGCCTGCCCGGAGAGTTTGTCGCGGTCGATGTCTCCGGTCTGGATGATGCCCTCTTTTCCGATACCCTGTTTGGTCATGAAAAAGGGGCCTATACCGGCGCGGGCGGGGTCCGCTCAGGTCTGCTCGAAAAGGCCAGAGGGGGGACCATCTTCCTGGATGAAATCGGTGATCTGCACGAAGTTTCGCAGATGAAACTGTTGCGTCTGCTGCAGGAGGGAATTTATTACCCCCTGGGTTCAGACCAGCCCAAGCGCTGTCAGGCGCGCATTGTGACCGCTACCAACAAGTCCCAGGTCGGGCTCTCCGGACAGGAGGGCAATTTTCGCCGTGATCTGTATTACCGCCTCAGCACCCACCTGATCAAAGTCCCCCCCTTACGGGAGCGGTGCGAGGATATCCCGCTGCTGACCGAGAGTCTGGTCGCCGAAGCCGCCGAGAGTATGCGCAAGGAAACTCCCCGGATTAACCCCGAAGTCATCCAGTTGCTCAATAACTATCTTTTCCCTGGTAACGTGCGGGAGCTTAAAACCTATCTTTACGATGCGGTGGCGCGCTGCACCTCAGGCGAGTTGACCCGCCAGTTGATCGCCGAACGCTTGAACGGAGCCGGGTCGGTCTGGAAGCCTGAGCAGACCAGCGGGAATCTTCTGGAAAACTTGTTTGGAGAATTTCCGACCCTGGAACGCCTGATTGAATACGCCATTGATCAAGCGCTGGACGCGACCGGCAAGAACCAGAGCCGGGCTGCCAAACTGCTCGGAATTTCCAAACAGGCGCTCAATAAACGGCTGAAAAATCGCCGGACAGCAAAGTAA